In Erpetoichthys calabaricus chromosome 2, fErpCal1.3, whole genome shotgun sequence, a genomic segment contains:
- the LOC114645252 gene encoding G-protein coupled receptor 4-like has protein sequence MNATNDTSDICDGIDFSSDQVFLPVLYGFIFCLGLPTNCLALYGLGSYIKCDKALPIFVVNLLVSDLLHLLPMPLWIDYYHNGHNWRFGLNACTITSILFWICMWNSVFFSCCISVERYLAIVRPLWFQSNRLKGVYILCACIWLCVSIMTILAFRIGFSGSTTGLCMESYPTRRNFAQFRCAIMVFTFFFPLVLLLLCSTRASQKMKHIGFLSEDKKKRMKQLLSFVVFAFVLVFGPYHLLSLVKFILILHGNVCQNEATIFIFYQVGKGILSLNTLLDPVFYIFLRRDVKKNLEIFRLFKTDKQSVETKTGSESIRFLSS, from the coding sequence ATGAACGCCACAAATGACACTTCAGACATATGTGACGGCATTGACTTCAGCTCTGACCAAGTCTTCCTCCCTGTCCTCTACGGCTTCATCTTCTGTCTTGGCCTGCCCACCAACTGCCTGGCGTTATATGGCCTAGGCAGCTACATCAAGTGCGATAAAGCTCTTCCCATTTTTGTTGTCAACCTTCTTGTGTCCGACCTTCTACACCTTCTTCCAATGCCCCTGTGGATCGATTACTACCACAACGGCCACAATTGGCGCTTTGGTTTGAATGCCTGCACCATCACAAGTATTTTGTTCTGGATCTGCATGTGGAACAGTGTCTTCTTCTCTTGCTGCATCTCCGTGGAGCGATACCTCGCCATTGTCCGGCCTCTGTGGTTTCAAAGTAATCGGCTCAAAGGCGTCTACATCTTGTGTGCCTGCATATGGCTGTGTGTCTCCATCATGACTATTCTGGCCTTCCGAATTGGATTCTCAGGCTCCACCACTGGCTTGTGCATGGAGTCGTATCCGACAAGGAGGAACTTTGCACAGTTTCGCTGTGCTATAATggtcttcacttttttttttcctctggtcCTTCTCCTCTTGTGTTCGACCAGAGCTTCTCAGAAGATGAAACACATTGGTTTTTTATCAGAGGATAAAAAGAAGAGAATGAAGCAACTATTATCTTTTGTGGTCTTTGCCTTCGTCTTAGTGTTTGGGCCATACCACCTGCTCAGCCTTGTTAAGTTCATCCTCATTCTTCACGGAAATGTATGCCAGAATGAGGccaccatttttattttctatcaaGTTGGAAAAGGAATTCTCAGCCTGAACACCTTACTGGATCCAGTCTTCTATATTTTTCTTAGACGAGatgttaagaaaaatctggaaatTTTCAGACTCTTTAAAACTGacaagcaaagtgtggagactaAGACTGGGTCTGAATCTATCAGATTTCTTTCCAGCTAA